From one Lolium rigidum isolate FL_2022 chromosome 4, APGP_CSIRO_Lrig_0.1, whole genome shotgun sequence genomic stretch:
- the LOC124708531 gene encoding uncharacterized protein LOC124708531, with protein sequence MAIVLRGRDEQMEQQEDDLSSSSSFCSMRQCRICHEEEEEWCAAMESPCACSGSLKFAHRGCVQRWCDEKGSTLCEICLQRFEPAYTIPPKKAPVVEVLVTVSDYEEDDEHQGMPYAASDGAMDGSDRAYFSRCQSLTITFTIILLVWHLIAVVTIEAAEHCAFSLLTMYFLRAAGILLPFYAVMRVIGMIQHGRLQYRLQLLQEQGRRNASNMHSRRSQEQQQQLVINVH encoded by the exons ATGGCCATTGTATTGAGAGGAAGAGATGAACAGATGGAACAACAAGAAGACgacctctcttcttcttcctctttctgCTCCATGAGGCAGTGCAGGATTtgccatgaggaggaggaggagtggtgTGCGGCAATGGAGTCACCTTGCGCATGCTCCGGCTCTCTCAAG TTTGCTCACAGGGGATGTGTGCAGAGGTGGTGTGATGAGAAGGGGAGCACCCTCTGTGAGATTTGTCTTCAG AGATTCGAGCCAGCCTACACAATCCCTCCCAAGAAAGCTCCGGTTGTCGAAGTGCTTGTTACTGTCAG CGATTATGAGGAGGATGATGAACATCAAGGAATGCCATACGCGGCATCCGACGGGGCAATGGACGGCTCGGATCGTGCCTATTTCTCCAGGTGCCAGTCTCTGACGATAACG TTTACCATTATACTGCTCGTGTGGCATCTCATTGCCGTGGTGACAATCGAAGCCGCGGAGCACTGCGCGTTCAGCCTCCTCACG ATGTACTTCCTTCGGGCTGCTGGgatcttgctgccgttctacgctGTCATGAGGGTGATCGGCATGATTCAACACGGGCGGCTCCAGTATCGGTTGCAGCTGCTACAG GAGCAAGGAAGAAGGAATGCATCAAACATGCACAGTAGGCGCagccaggagcagcagcagcagcttgtAATTAATGTTCACTGA